A window from Pedosphaera parvula Ellin514 encodes these proteins:
- a CDS encoding beta strand repeat-containing protein, whose amino-acid sequence MDQKVAVIAALCCGVISVQAATVNWIAPLADNYTNRADWSSGALPVAADTASIGNATVLNGSVLYTNTPPDAAATNALTSLVLGNVANGSGAFTMNAGTLSITNTTASGLLLANANASTANFTMNGGVLNVVRNASSFYQDMFQLGLATNSDGAFTLNGGTANFLCGIEIGILGKGTINVTSGTLIDNGWFGVGRGNSATSPGWGNFNLSGGTVYILRNPGNDTQFHGVSFCQQATNGTVNISGGALYCNAIRFAAGPGAGRTDWETFNFSGGDIYLGAAGIVNQNAGGTHNIAINLSGGTFRSVNLGPNTGGTQGLASVGPGGTNWAWASTLPASLNTSPGPGTVTFAPSAGKFITLNNVFSGSGGLALAGPGTVVISGANTYTGPTTVTGGTLAGTGSIQGSVTAGPGSILAPGSSSAPGTLTLGNSLTLNGATNVIKLSADPFTVGNGVNDLLLINGDVALQNISTIKVVPLAPLSSASPYTIAQYSGAALTSAAASHLQVISDSPRYSFSIVDPATTYPYIQISVSGNSANLVWRGGKSPDPTAWDHTTTNWFNSGSSGFDLFFDGDQVAFDDTAANSVVNIVGSEGPAGITMSNNAVAFTFTGTGPLSGPLDMEGTNSVTLAMSNVPIFSSIKANSGTLIYNLQGVSTYINTAAISDNGAAQATLVKGGANTHVLSADNSAFTGTIVVTNGVLQYTNTSGLGLYSSPLYVTNNGSLDLNGVDPGYKYVYIAGNGFNGKGAMTSGSNLAQLSGTIRNLTLVGDAAIGALNRWDIIAGSFNGNNFTLTEVGPGANIFADTGETSLGDIHVVAGRLGFQGNVTMGDPTKSVMLESNATLTLFSVTDANSTNHGPTKTLVMKGGAGVDSGGSSNNYNGEVFLTGTNLIATRSTLHIWGGIHDTNGAGGLILGTNSIGASGGNLWLDGANTYTGPTIISNRTLFVGPSSSLGNSSLIQINSGATLDVTALPTFQLGAGQKLLGNGTVNGTNIVFGSGAQLTAGFVASNTYTLTINGNLTLQPGSTDVVKVRKTTSLANDVITGLTSVTLGGTLVVTNVGPNPLVAGDAIPLFSAAAYSVGTFTTNSIIPSTPGIGLGWDLSTLGTDGTLRVISTATVNPNPTNIVFSISGGKLTLQWPQDHTGWTLQAQTNSLSTGISNNWSAVTGSTTTNQMVMPIDPARPAVFYRLILNQ is encoded by the coding sequence ATGGACCAAAAAGTTGCTGTAATTGCCGCATTGTGTTGTGGAGTCATTTCTGTCCAGGCAGCAACCGTCAATTGGATCGCGCCGTTGGCAGATAACTATACCAACCGCGCGGATTGGAGTTCTGGAGCCCTGCCAGTGGCGGCAGACACGGCTTCGATCGGGAATGCCACCGTTCTCAACGGTTCCGTGCTTTACACCAACACTCCGCCCGACGCGGCTGCGACTAATGCGCTTACATCGCTTGTGCTCGGCAATGTCGCCAACGGCAGCGGCGCGTTCACAATGAATGCGGGGACGCTTTCGATAACCAACACGACTGCTTCAGGCCTGCTTCTCGCTAATGCCAATGCCAGTACCGCGAATTTTACCATGAACGGAGGCGTGCTGAATGTAGTGAGAAATGCTTCCTCATTCTACCAGGATATGTTCCAACTCGGATTGGCCACGAATTCTGATGGTGCCTTTACGTTGAACGGAGGGACCGCGAATTTCCTTTGCGGCATTGAAATTGGTATTCTAGGAAAGGGAACCATCAACGTCACGAGTGGCACCTTGATAGACAACGGCTGGTTTGGCGTTGGTCGTGGCAACAGCGCCACATCGCCCGGTTGGGGGAATTTCAATCTCTCCGGCGGGACCGTCTATATCCTGCGAAACCCTGGCAATGACACTCAATTTCATGGCGTCTCCTTTTGCCAGCAAGCAACCAACGGCACCGTCAACATCAGCGGCGGCGCACTCTACTGCAATGCGATCAGGTTCGCTGCGGGCCCTGGAGCTGGAAGAACCGATTGGGAAACATTCAACTTCTCAGGTGGTGATATTTACCTGGGTGCTGCTGGAATCGTTAATCAGAACGCAGGAGGCACCCACAATATTGCAATCAATCTCTCCGGCGGAACTTTTCGCTCGGTTAACCTGGGGCCCAATACCGGTGGCACGCAAGGCCTGGCCTCGGTCGGTCCGGGTGGCACGAATTGGGCCTGGGCGTCAACCTTGCCAGCCAGCCTGAATACCAGCCCTGGTCCTGGTACGGTCACTTTTGCGCCGAGCGCCGGTAAGTTCATCACCCTGAATAATGTGTTTTCGGGTTCGGGCGGTCTGGCACTCGCCGGTCCGGGCACAGTGGTGATTAGTGGAGCCAACACTTACACAGGTCCTACGACGGTGACCGGCGGCACTCTGGCCGGGACAGGTTCGATTCAGGGGAGCGTTACCGCCGGGCCCGGCTCGATCCTGGCTCCGGGTAGTTCCAGTGCGCCAGGCACGTTGACACTCGGGAACAGTCTGACCCTGAACGGTGCCACCAACGTTATCAAGTTGTCTGCAGACCCCTTTACTGTCGGGAACGGAGTTAACGATCTCTTGCTGATCAACGGCGACGTTGCACTACAGAATATTTCCACGATCAAGGTGGTGCCGCTCGCGCCGCTCAGTTCCGCGTCACCCTACACAATTGCGCAATACAGCGGGGCAGCATTGACCAGCGCCGCCGCTTCGCACCTTCAAGTGATCAGCGACAGTCCGCGTTATAGCTTCAGCATCGTGGATCCAGCAACCACGTATCCTTACATCCAAATCAGCGTGAGTGGAAACTCGGCGAACCTGGTGTGGCGGGGTGGAAAGTCTCCAGATCCGACTGCCTGGGATCATACCACCACGAATTGGTTTAATTCCGGCAGCAGCGGATTTGATCTCTTTTTTGATGGAGATCAGGTCGCCTTCGATGACACGGCTGCAAACAGTGTTGTGAACATTGTTGGCTCTGAAGGTCCGGCGGGAATCACGATGTCGAATAATGCCGTTGCATTCACCTTTACCGGCACCGGACCGTTGAGTGGACCTCTCGATATGGAGGGGACGAATTCAGTTACCTTGGCGATGTCCAACGTGCCGATCTTTAGCAGTATCAAGGCCAATTCCGGGACGCTCATTTACAATCTCCAAGGTGTCAGCACTTATATAAACACTGCTGCGATTAGCGATAATGGGGCTGCGCAGGCCACGTTGGTCAAAGGCGGCGCAAATACGCATGTTCTAAGTGCCGATAATTCGGCGTTCACTGGAACAATCGTGGTCACAAACGGCGTTTTGCAATACACCAATACTTCCGGGCTGGGCTTGTACAGCTCGCCTCTTTACGTCACCAACAATGGCTCATTGGATTTGAATGGTGTGGATCCGGGATACAAATATGTCTATATCGCCGGCAATGGTTTCAATGGGAAAGGGGCGATGACGAGCGGTTCAAACCTCGCACAGTTGAGCGGGACAATCAGAAATTTGACGCTTGTCGGAGATGCCGCAATTGGTGCCTTGAATCGATGGGACATTATTGCAGGTAGCTTCAATGGAAATAACTTCACTCTCACCGAAGTCGGGCCGGGCGCCAATATTTTTGCTGATACCGGCGAGACCTCATTGGGCGATATCCATGTTGTCGCCGGTCGGCTTGGATTCCAAGGGAATGTCACCATGGGCGACCCCACAAAGTCAGTGATGTTGGAATCGAACGCGACCCTGACGTTGTTTTCCGTGACTGATGCGAACAGCACCAATCATGGCCCGACGAAGACCCTGGTGATGAAGGGGGGCGCGGGCGTGGATTCAGGAGGCAGCAGCAACAATTATAATGGAGAAGTATTTCTCACGGGTACAAACCTCATTGCGACTCGCAGCACCTTGCACATTTGGGGTGGTATCCATGATACCAATGGGGCGGGTGGATTGATTTTGGGCACAAACTCGATTGGCGCAAGTGGTGGAAATCTGTGGCTGGACGGCGCGAACACATACACCGGTCCGACAATCATCAGCAATCGCACTTTGTTTGTTGGCCCGTCTTCTTCACTCGGCAACAGTTCGTTGATCCAGATTAACAGTGGGGCAACCCTGGACGTGACGGCTTTGCCGACGTTCCAACTGGGCGCCGGGCAGAAGCTGCTCGGCAACGGCACAGTGAATGGCACCAATATTGTTTTTGGCTCGGGCGCGCAGTTGACTGCTGGATTCGTGGCTTCCAACACATACACCCTCACCATCAATGGCAATCTTACGCTGCAACCCGGCAGTACCGATGTGGTTAAAGTCAGGAAGACGACAAGCCTGGCGAACGACGTTATTACGGGTCTGACATCGGTGACGCTCGGCGGCACTTTGGTTGTGACGAACGTGGGGCCGAACCCATTGGTGGCGGGTGATGCCATTCCGCTGTTCAGTGCGGCAGCATATAGTGTTGGAACCTTCACCACGAACAGCATTATTCCATCCACACCCGGGATTGGGTTGGGTTGGGATCTGAGCACGCTGGGTACGGACGGCACGTTGCGGGTTATTTCCACAGCGACGGTGAATCCGAATCCGACGAACATTGTGTTCTCGATCTCTGGCGGTAAACTGACGCTTCAATGGCCGCAGGATCACACAGGCTGGACATTGCAGGCGCAGACCAACAGCTTGAGCACCGGCATTAGTAACAACTGGTCGGCGGTTACAGGCTCAACGACCACAAATCAAATGGTTATGCCGATTGATCCGGCCAGGCCTGCGGTCTTCTATCGTTTGATATTGAATCAATAA
- a CDS encoding TolB family protein: MKNVSSISSALGMLMLTNFLTLATSALPLQFVSSPDSSLVSSSGSGDSRSPIISADGRYVLFSSRANNLTTNNAVATTFSQNVYLRDRLNQTTTLISVNLAGTGGNGDSTAIEISTNGQYVLFESSASDLVANDTNNASDVFVRNLLTSTTTLASVSTNGTVANGASRSSAMTPDGHFVAFASSANNLTAQDTNNIADIFVRDLQLGTTKLATPKAMASAASPAYGPFSELPDITPDGRYVAFFSNATNLVAGVTNIGEIYVRDLVAGTTSLASTNAHQLMQSIAGTNRTISYNHTISQDGSILVYEASPLTTAGNSYGVIFRHNLQTGLTLVINTNAARVALGEEAIDRTLEMTPDGRFIAYATKNTLFPGTTNTAVYVWDAQLGTNILVSADQSHSVSSAASWPAITPSGQFVAFISSNLTPDSLDGLGHIYLRNLQSSTTTLLDVKQTGLGAFVPFATLPRISDDGRFVAFDTSSPNLVSNDNNAAYDVFVRDTTSQITELTSSILPSLPALSANGPSSLSGYPISTNGRYVAFYSEASNLVPNDTNGFRDVFIHDRISGTNVLVSVAVGGAGANGLSTEPSISADGRYVAFSSTATNLVSGDTNKFSDVFVRDLVTGSTSLISIGTNGLPSGNGDSSAPIISADGQYVLFRSKASNLAPGPYSSGTENLFFRDRQANKTYAVTTAGVSKTAMTPDGRFVTFGAGSTVLVWSGQGHTNVFTASATGTTTGVAISPDGHHIAFSYFLSLTSYIYIADVVAKTNKNINTASATSVSKLQFSSDGRYLVYTAPAVGKSQIYLYDFVTGTNILVSRDFSSSLAANGNSDSPALSPDGRFIAYRSSANNLVPGDSNGYPDLFLYDSFGGSTTLVSLSQTGNSTANNRSLYPVFSPDGQTLFFQSWASDLTTQDYNLSEDIFALNLGVSTFTDTDGDGMDDVWEMQHFGTLARDGTGDFDGDGATDLFEFQTGTDPGNPNSFFHGQLVFGASPTLFWTVAPGKAYRVQYKDSLSDADWKDYNGSIAISGNQASATDTATAAGQRFYRILTSN, encoded by the coding sequence ATGAAAAATGTTTCCTCCATTTCCAGCGCTTTGGGCATGTTAATGTTGACTAATTTCCTTACGCTCGCCACCTCAGCACTTCCGCTCCAGTTCGTTTCCTCTCCAGATTCCTCTCTGGTTTCATCATCGGGCAGTGGCGATTCCAGGAGTCCAATCATCAGTGCTGATGGTCGTTACGTTCTCTTCTCCAGCCGGGCCAATAATCTTACCACCAACAACGCTGTCGCGACCACTTTCTCCCAAAATGTTTACCTGCGCGATCGCCTGAACCAGACCACCACTCTCATCAGCGTCAATCTCGCCGGCACTGGAGGCAATGGCGATTCCACTGCCATCGAGATTTCCACAAACGGCCAATACGTTCTCTTCGAAAGTAGCGCCAGCGACCTGGTTGCCAATGACACCAATAATGCCTCCGACGTATTCGTCCGCAACCTGCTGACTTCCACAACCACTCTTGCCAGTGTCAGCACAAATGGAACGGTCGCCAACGGTGCTTCTCGCAGCTCAGCCATGACACCGGATGGTCATTTTGTCGCTTTCGCCAGTTCTGCGAATAATCTCACGGCACAGGATACCAATAATATTGCGGATATTTTCGTGCGCGATCTGCAACTCGGCACAACCAAATTGGCAACTCCCAAGGCCATGGCATCAGCAGCCAGCCCGGCCTATGGCCCTTTCTCAGAACTGCCTGACATCACGCCGGATGGCCGCTATGTGGCCTTCTTCAGCAACGCCACCAACCTGGTCGCGGGAGTAACAAACATTGGTGAAATATATGTGCGTGATCTGGTCGCTGGGACCACTTCCCTTGCCAGCACAAACGCTCACCAGTTGATGCAATCCATCGCGGGCACCAATCGGACGATTTCCTACAACCACACCATTTCGCAGGATGGTTCGATTCTGGTCTACGAAGCCAGTCCCTTGACCACAGCCGGGAATTCATATGGTGTGATTTTCCGCCACAATCTGCAAACCGGATTGACCCTGGTGATCAATACCAATGCTGCCCGCGTCGCTCTTGGTGAAGAAGCAATTGACCGTACCTTGGAGATGACACCGGACGGCCGGTTCATCGCCTATGCTACAAAAAACACGCTTTTTCCTGGCACCACCAATACGGCTGTCTATGTTTGGGATGCGCAACTCGGTACCAACATCCTGGTCAGCGCTGACCAGAGCCATTCCGTGAGTTCTGCTGCCTCCTGGCCGGCCATCACTCCTTCCGGCCAATTCGTTGCGTTCATCAGCTCCAATTTGACTCCAGATTCTCTCGATGGTCTTGGTCACATTTACCTGCGCAACCTTCAGTCATCCACCACCACCCTCCTCGATGTCAAACAGACGGGTCTTGGGGCATTCGTTCCATTTGCGACGCTTCCCCGGATTAGCGATGACGGCCGTTTCGTTGCTTTCGACACCTCGTCTCCAAATCTTGTCTCAAACGATAATAATGCCGCCTATGACGTTTTCGTGCGTGATACCACTTCCCAGATCACCGAACTCACATCCTCCATCCTCCCTTCCCTGCCTGCTCTCTCAGCCAATGGCCCAAGCAGTCTGTCCGGCTACCCCATCAGTACCAACGGCCGTTACGTCGCCTTTTACAGCGAAGCCAGCAACCTCGTTCCGAATGATACCAATGGTTTTCGGGATGTATTCATCCACGACCGCATCTCTGGAACCAATGTTCTCGTGAGTGTGGCCGTTGGGGGGGCGGGTGCAAACGGCCTCTCCACTGAACCCTCCATCTCCGCCGATGGCCGCTATGTCGCCTTCTCAAGCACTGCCACCAATCTCGTGTCCGGCGACACCAATAAATTCAGTGATGTTTTCGTCCGTGACCTCGTCACGGGCTCAACATCTCTGATCAGCATTGGCACCAATGGCCTCCCCTCCGGTAATGGCGATTCCTCCGCACCAATTATCAGCGCCGATGGCCAGTATGTCTTGTTCCGCAGCAAGGCCAGCAACCTGGCCCCTGGCCCTTATTCCAGCGGCACCGAGAATCTCTTCTTTCGCGACCGGCAAGCAAATAAAACCTATGCAGTGACCACTGCTGGCGTGAGCAAAACTGCCATGACGCCTGACGGCCGCTTTGTGACCTTCGGAGCGGGAAGCACTGTCCTGGTGTGGTCTGGACAAGGTCATACGAATGTCTTCACTGCCTCGGCCACTGGAACAACAACTGGCGTTGCCATAAGCCCGGATGGACACCACATTGCGTTTTCCTATTTCTTATCGCTCACCTCCTACATCTATATTGCTGATGTTGTTGCCAAAACCAACAAGAACATCAACACAGCTTCGGCAACCTCTGTCTCCAAACTTCAGTTTAGCAGTGACGGCCGCTATCTGGTTTATACAGCTCCCGCTGTCGGCAAAAGCCAGATATACCTCTACGATTTCGTGACCGGCACCAATATTTTGGTTTCTCGGGACTTCAGTTCCTCTCTCGCCGCCAATGGCAATTCTGACTCTCCCGCACTCAGTCCTGACGGGCGCTTCATCGCTTATCGCAGTTCGGCCAATAATCTCGTCCCGGGGGATTCTAACGGCTACCCAGACCTCTTTCTCTACGACTCTTTCGGTGGTTCCACCACCCTCGTGAGCCTCAGCCAGACAGGGAACAGCACCGCCAACAATCGCTCTCTTTACCCTGTCTTTAGTCCCGATGGTCAAACTCTCTTCTTTCAAAGCTGGGCCTCCGACCTCACCACTCAGGACTACAATCTAAGTGAAGATATCTTTGCCCTGAACCTTGGTGTATCAACCTTCACCGATACCGATGGCGACGGCATGGACGATGTTTGGGAAATGCAACACTTCGGCACCCTCGCCCGCGATGGCACGGGTGACTTTGACGGCGATGGCGCCACCGATCTCTTCGAATTCCAGACTGGCACGGATCCCGGCAACCCAAATTCCTTTTTCCATGGCCAGCTTGTTTTCGGCGCCTCACCTACGTTGTTCTGGACGGTTGCTCCGGGCAAGGCCTACCGCGTGCAATACAAGGACAGCTTAAGCGACGCCGATTGGAAGGATTACAATGGTAGTATCGCCATTAGCGGCAACCAGGCGTCAGCTACCGATACTGCCACAGCTGCCGGCCAACGTTTCTATAGAATCCTAACGAGCAACTAG
- a CDS encoding SRPBCC family protein encodes MNLRLRERSVIKRPIDVVWRYVTDPRRFVEWNKKLMPTGLPEAFRQGETFQSQYQWHGRSISGHTRVEQLLPSVLKLHHSRFSGNGIRPDMEVIEEIQLTQKGVNTIVTKTVTIMNHGIPLFFVLIGWLIGNFGKRVEADYLKELCEKQESQSLQNGRLS; translated from the coding sequence ATGAACTTACGACTCCGCGAACGTTCCGTTATCAAGCGTCCCATCGACGTTGTTTGGCGTTATGTCACTGATCCGCGCCGGTTCGTGGAATGGAATAAAAAGTTGATGCCAACTGGTTTGCCCGAGGCTTTTCGGCAGGGTGAAACTTTCCAAAGCCAATACCAGTGGCATGGGAGATCAATCTCTGGCCATACTCGAGTGGAACAACTCCTGCCATCAGTTCTAAAATTGCACCACAGCAGATTTAGTGGGAATGGCATCCGGCCGGACATGGAAGTTATCGAAGAGATTCAATTGACTCAAAAAGGAGTCAATACCATCGTGACCAAAACCGTCACCATCATGAACCATGGAATTCCACTTTTCTTTGTTTTGATTGGCTGGCTGATTGGCAACTTCGGCAAGCGCGTTGAAGCGGATTATCTAAAAGAGCTTTGCGAAAAACAGGAAAGTCAATCACTCCAAAACGGCCGACTGTCGTGA
- a CDS encoding rhodanese-like domain-containing protein — translation MFEKRFFVPGLAHASYLFGAGGEAAVVDPKRDVDDYIETANQHGLKIVAVLNTHPHADFASGFRELAERTGAKIYTSHLAPVTYEHVPAHQDDRLRVGSLEVEILETPGHSPDSLSFLVKENGQPYCIYTGDLLFVGDVGRPDLRDATEDPAALAEKLYDSLFNRVFTLPDNVKVYPAHGAGSLCGRAISSQPFSLVGQERLYNWAAQLKDRREFVKQMTSNLPDRPAYFSYDVELNLRGTSPLNELRPLRALSEQELKEASAAGVTVIDTRPAPFFGAGHFPGSLNVGLNSAMFSTWIGFLVPGGKPIALVVGSADAVPKARLELARIGFDHVIGYIEADQLSETSQMSQISVCDLKASLGSGSTPVVLDVRTPGEWNSNHIDGALHIPLPKLPAKITALPKDQRMAVICGSGYRSSIAASLLEREGFNHLQNVMGGMTAYSEVKCAEMEPAGLVFLMEGI, via the coding sequence ATGTTCGAAAAAAGATTTTTTGTGCCAGGACTCGCCCATGCCTCGTATCTGTTTGGAGCGGGCGGAGAAGCAGCCGTCGTGGATCCGAAACGCGATGTTGACGATTATATAGAAACGGCCAACCAGCACGGTTTGAAAATTGTCGCCGTGTTGAACACTCATCCACACGCGGATTTCGCTTCTGGCTTCAGGGAACTGGCAGAGCGCACGGGCGCGAAGATTTACACTTCGCACCTGGCGCCTGTCACATATGAACATGTGCCAGCTCATCAGGACGATCGTCTTCGCGTTGGCAGCCTTGAGGTCGAAATCCTCGAAACACCAGGCCATTCACCTGACAGCCTTAGTTTCCTCGTGAAGGAAAATGGTCAGCCGTATTGCATCTACACTGGGGACCTGCTTTTTGTAGGTGATGTGGGCCGTCCGGATTTACGCGACGCCACGGAAGATCCTGCTGCTCTGGCTGAGAAATTATACGACTCCCTGTTTAACCGCGTGTTTACCTTGCCGGACAATGTGAAGGTATATCCAGCTCATGGCGCAGGGTCGTTATGTGGACGCGCGATTTCCTCCCAACCTTTCTCGCTGGTGGGACAGGAACGGCTCTACAACTGGGCAGCGCAACTGAAGGATCGAAGAGAGTTCGTAAAGCAGATGACCAGCAACCTGCCAGATCGCCCGGCATACTTTAGCTATGATGTGGAGCTCAACCTGCGTGGCACTTCACCATTGAATGAATTAAGACCGTTACGTGCGCTCAGTGAACAGGAATTGAAAGAGGCATCTGCCGCTGGTGTGACCGTGATTGATACCCGCCCTGCCCCATTTTTCGGTGCCGGACACTTTCCAGGAAGTCTGAATGTTGGCCTGAACAGCGCGATGTTCTCAACATGGATTGGCTTTCTTGTGCCGGGTGGGAAACCTATTGCGCTGGTTGTTGGGTCTGCAGATGCAGTTCCCAAAGCGCGTCTGGAGTTGGCGCGAATCGGCTTTGACCATGTCATTGGTTACATTGAAGCGGATCAACTCAGTGAAACCAGTCAAATGTCACAGATAAGCGTTTGCGACTTGAAAGCTTCGCTGGGAAGTGGGTCCACACCCGTCGTGCTGGATGTCCGGACACCTGGCGAATGGAACTCGAATCACATTGACGGAGCACTGCACATCCCACTGCCAAAACTGCCTGCAAAAATTACCGCACTTCCCAAAGACCAGCGGATGGCGGTCATTTGCGGGAGTGGCTATCGCAGTTCAATCGCCGCCAGCCTGCTCGAGCGCGAAGGCTTCAATCACTTGCAAAATGTCATGGGCGGCATGACGGCGTACTCTGAAGTGAAGTGCGCCGAGATGGAGCCCGCCGGCCTCGTCTTTTTAATGGAGGGAATCTGA
- a CDS encoding prepilin-type N-terminal cleavage/methylation domain-containing protein has protein sequence MNQNVSIPRSRHKHAFSLVELLVVVAVIALLSTLWFPAMAKAHLKSSGYAAGCLSNLRQLMIGWSMYKEDNHDVLLPNAPAGFAANQTWCGGSSEDWLISSANTNVNVLLGSLLAPYVRSNLNIYRCPADLVPSSNGQRLRSYSMNGQMGAAFNTPNYNAGFRQYKTTADLTCPNPQSAFIFADEHPGSINDGYFQVNCSSASLPSLPASYIDGGCGFSFADGHAEIHKWVTPNFVIPIVQGQTPATIFIPANNADWLWLVSHTACP, from the coding sequence ATGAACCAAAATGTCTCCATCCCACGATCCAGGCACAAGCACGCTTTTTCTCTTGTGGAATTGCTGGTGGTTGTTGCCGTTATTGCTCTGCTATCGACGCTTTGGTTTCCTGCCATGGCGAAAGCGCACCTAAAATCCTCTGGCTATGCCGCCGGATGTCTCAGCAATTTGCGCCAACTCATGATCGGTTGGTCGATGTATAAGGAAGACAATCACGACGTATTGCTTCCCAACGCTCCTGCAGGATTTGCAGCAAACCAGACCTGGTGCGGCGGTTCCAGCGAGGATTGGTTAATTTCCTCGGCCAACACAAATGTGAACGTGCTGCTCGGATCTCTGCTTGCGCCATATGTTCGCAGCAATCTTAACATTTATCGCTGTCCCGCCGACCTCGTGCCATCTTCAAACGGCCAGCGCTTGCGCAGCTATTCAATGAACGGCCAGATGGGCGCTGCATTCAATACGCCAAACTACAATGCTGGATTCAGACAATATAAAACAACAGCCGACCTGACTTGTCCCAACCCTCAATCCGCCTTCATCTTCGCTGATGAACACCCCGGCAGCATCAATGACGGCTATTTCCAGGTCAATTGTAGCTCTGCAAGCCTTCCAAGCCTGCCGGCTTCTTACATTGATGGCGGTTGTGGTTTCTCATTTGCTGATGGCCATGCAGAAATTCACAAATGGGTGACCCCGAATTTTGTCATTCCCATAGTTCAAGGCCAAACCCCTGCCACCATTTTTATCCCCGCGAACAATGCTGATTGGTTGTGGCTTGTGTCACATACTGCGTGCCCGTGA